The proteins below come from a single Pradoshia eiseniae genomic window:
- a CDS encoding MerR family transcriptional regulator — protein MELPSLHGHYYIQQVADITGLSKQLIRKWETRYELIHPQRLDNGYRVYSEMDVNVLLHVKALVDQGQSVKQASEAVKAEQQSHSLERMTRNLDTTEFVEMNDFVLRLLEKGANCDEQEVNYLLQQAHHHYGLEHFLDDVIIPFMREVGNRWESGQWDAYQESLVSFAVRDYLIQIRRNFKYKEDAPLVLGACLPYELHEMPVHLLLLHAMLKGWKTILLGSSPAPGSIELFVEKAKPRIVLLSVSTTLPFENDPEQLIRLDQFAKTHPETAFYIGGPGIHMYEGIELQSISIKNRLNDIDAFSSPFRMNT, from the coding sequence GTGGAATTACCGTCTTTGCATGGCCATTACTACATTCAGCAGGTAGCTGATATTACAGGGCTTTCCAAACAGTTGATCCGCAAATGGGAAACAAGATATGAGCTGATCCATCCACAAAGGTTGGACAATGGCTATCGGGTATACAGCGAGATGGATGTGAATGTTCTATTGCATGTAAAAGCGCTTGTTGACCAAGGGCAATCTGTCAAACAGGCTTCCGAAGCTGTGAAAGCCGAACAACAATCCCATTCATTAGAACGTATGACGAGGAATTTGGATACCACTGAATTCGTAGAGATGAATGATTTCGTACTGCGATTGCTCGAAAAAGGTGCGAATTGTGATGAGCAAGAAGTCAATTACCTTCTGCAGCAGGCACATCATCATTATGGGTTGGAACACTTTTTGGATGATGTCATTATACCTTTTATGAGAGAAGTCGGTAATCGCTGGGAAAGCGGACAGTGGGATGCCTATCAGGAATCACTTGTCAGTTTTGCCGTTCGAGATTACCTGATTCAGATTCGTCGAAATTTCAAATATAAGGAGGACGCTCCACTCGTCCTGGGCGCATGCCTTCCCTATGAGCTTCATGAGATGCCAGTTCATTTGCTGCTGCTGCATGCGATGCTAAAGGGGTGGAAAACGATTCTGCTTGGGTCTTCACCCGCTCCAGGTTCGATTGAATTATTTGTTGAAAAAGCAAAGCCTAGGATTGTACTGCTGTCAGTGTCCACAACATTGCCATTTGAGAACGATCCGGAGCAACTGATTCGATTAGATCAGTTTGCCAAGACACATCCGGAAACAGCGTTTTATATAGGGGGACCCGGCATCCATATGTATGAAGGTATTGAACTACAATCAATCTCCATCAAAAACAGGCTGAATGACATAGATGCCTTTTCATCCCCTTTTAGGATGAATACATGA
- a CDS encoding GNAT family N-acetyltransferase — translation MGEIHYRKNKKITANQLAEVFRASDIRRPVEDKPRLEKMLKHADILVTAWDGEKLIGVARALTDYSYCCYLSDLAVDQGYQHKGIGKQLVNEVEMEIGEEAALILLASPTAMDYYPKIGFNQIENGYMIPRKR, via the coding sequence ATGGGGGAAATTCACTATCGAAAGAATAAAAAAATCACCGCAAATCAGCTGGCAGAGGTATTCAGGGCTTCCGATATCCGCAGACCTGTTGAGGATAAGCCAAGACTTGAAAAGATGCTTAAGCATGCGGATATTCTGGTTACGGCCTGGGACGGGGAAAAGTTAATTGGAGTAGCAAGGGCGCTGACCGATTACAGCTATTGCTGCTATTTATCTGATCTGGCAGTGGATCAAGGGTATCAGCATAAAGGCATCGGCAAACAGCTTGTCAATGAGGTAGAAATGGAAATTGGCGAAGAAGCTGCCCTTATCCTGCTTGCCTCCCCAACCGCTATGGATTATTATCCGAAAATCGGCTTTAATCAAATTGAAAACGGCTATATGATTCCAAGAAAACGCTAA
- a CDS encoding GNAT family N-acetyltransferase, which produces MENHIKIRPASKKDIPQLAGLMEQLGYPTTTEEMESRYTNIEEDSHYHTLVAELDGKVQGMAGLCKGLFYEYNGFYVRIVAFVVDSHYRRRGIGEKLLLETERWAIEQGAIAIGLNSGNRSVRLAAHRFYAQMGYEQKSTGFSKALFHNN; this is translated from the coding sequence ATGGAGAATCATATAAAAATACGGCCGGCAAGCAAGAAAGATATCCCGCAATTAGCCGGTTTGATGGAGCAATTAGGATATCCGACGACCACAGAAGAGATGGAGAGCAGATATACTAATATAGAGGAAGACAGTCATTATCATACTCTTGTAGCTGAATTAGATGGAAAAGTGCAGGGAATGGCTGGATTATGTAAGGGCCTGTTCTATGAATATAATGGATTTTATGTGCGAATTGTCGCATTTGTGGTGGATTCACACTACCGAAGAAGAGGAATTGGCGAAAAGCTGCTGCTAGAAACCGAAAGATGGGCTATAGAACAGGGGGCTATCGCCATTGGCCTTAACAGCGGCAACCGCTCAGTACGATTAGCGGCCCATAGATTCTATGCCCAAATGGGCTATGAACAAAAGAGTACTGGTTTTTCAAAAGCCTTGTTTCATAATAACTAG
- a CDS encoding YfiT family bacillithiol transferase, whose translation MDLRYPIGTFQYEGELSREVISKWIREIEELPGLLQEAVKDLDENQLDTAYRPNGWTVRQVIHHLADSHMNAYIRLKLALTEDSPLVKTYDETAWAELTDYSFPVEGSLLVLEGLHNHWADLLRNLNLNDLQRTFTHPELGEVLLYKNIGMYAWHGKHHLAHITSLLKRRGW comes from the coding sequence ATGGACTTGCGATATCCAATCGGCACGTTTCAATATGAAGGGGAATTAAGCAGGGAGGTGATTAGTAAGTGGATTCGGGAGATTGAAGAGTTACCTGGCTTATTGCAGGAGGCTGTCAAAGATTTAGATGAGAATCAGCTTGATACAGCTTATCGGCCGAATGGATGGACAGTTCGTCAGGTCATTCATCACCTGGCCGATAGCCATATGAATGCTTACATACGCTTGAAGCTAGCGTTAACGGAGGACAGCCCTCTCGTAAAAACGTACGATGAAACGGCATGGGCTGAATTGACTGATTATTCATTCCCTGTTGAAGGCTCTCTGCTGGTTTTAGAAGGGTTACATAATCACTGGGCTGACCTATTGCGAAATTTAAATCTAAACGATTTACAGAGAACATTCACTCATCCGGAATTAGGGGAAGTATTGCTTTATAAAAACATCGGAATGTATGCATGGCATGGGAAGCATCATCTTGCACATATAACCTCTTTGCTGAAGAGGAGGGGCTGGTGA
- a CDS encoding aldo/keto reductase, which yields MAQMIPGHAQEEDSKAFLQRRGILFRKTASFFVSPLALGTHLGEMNGEDSLRYQEAIMHAFNKGINMIDTALNYRGMRSERDIGICLMKAIVDVAVLRREELVISTKAGILPGDIDAGLVPKDYLQNILLKREIIHPEDIHSFRHHRHVLSPSYFDFAIGESRKHLNLETIDIYYVHNPEYSLIPLGEREFYRQLVRLFGRLEEQVRQGHIRFYGIATWDGLISSPAAEGYLSLEKLVACAREAGGDGHHCAFIQLPYSPGRLAAAQMKNQQVKGKWLTALEAATELGLYITVSAPLQAGRALVRDDAKTILSGIIHTDGILAAMVGMKQREHVTENTSVILS from the coding sequence ATGGCTCAGATGATTCCAGGTCATGCACAGGAAGAGGATTCGAAAGCATTTCTTCAGAGAAGAGGCATTTTGTTTAGAAAAACGGCATCCTTTTTTGTTTCTCCGCTTGCGCTTGGTACCCATCTTGGGGAAATGAATGGGGAGGATTCGCTTCGGTACCAAGAGGCAATTATGCATGCTTTTAACAAGGGCATAAATATGATCGACACTGCCCTGAATTATCGCGGGATGCGCTCGGAGCGGGATATTGGGATCTGTTTGATGAAGGCTATTGTGGATGTTGCCGTATTAAGAAGGGAAGAGCTTGTGATTTCCACGAAAGCAGGCATTTTACCAGGGGATATTGATGCCGGCCTTGTGCCGAAGGATTATCTTCAGAACATTTTGCTGAAAAGAGAGATTATCCATCCTGAGGATATCCATTCTTTTCGGCATCATAGGCATGTGTTAAGCCCCTCCTATTTTGATTTCGCGATTGGGGAAAGCCGAAAGCATTTGAATTTGGAGACCATCGATATTTACTATGTTCATAACCCGGAGTATTCACTCATCCCGCTTGGTGAACGAGAATTCTACCGGCAGCTTGTGAGATTGTTTGGGAGGCTTGAAGAACAAGTGAGACAGGGGCATATCAGGTTTTATGGAATTGCTACATGGGACGGGCTGATTAGCTCGCCAGCTGCAGAAGGCTACTTGTCTCTTGAAAAGCTGGTGGCCTGTGCGAGGGAAGCCGGAGGGGATGGTCACCATTGCGCCTTTATCCAATTGCCTTATAGTCCAGGTAGATTGGCAGCTGCTCAGATGAAAAATCAGCAGGTAAAAGGCAAATGGCTCACAGCCTTGGAGGCTGCAACGGAACTTGGCCTCTATATAACCGTGAGTGCGCCGCTACAGGCTGGAAGGGCGCTAGTAAGGGATGATGCAAAGACTATCCTTTCCGGCATCATTCATACAGACGGCATTCTTGCTGCCATGGTCGGGATGAAACAGCGTGAGCATGTCACGGAAAACACAAGTGTCATTTTAAGTTAG
- a CDS encoding GNAT family N-acetyltransferase, with amino-acid sequence MEFRKAVPADLKQIMEIIKDAQGYLKELGIDQWQNQYPSEETILTDMHNGHGYVLLDEGNIIATVAISFDGEPTYEPIYDGAWLTNEDYAVIHRLAVGKDNKGKGISNDIMKLTEELCKERGIPSIKIDTHEQNLGMQHILRKNGYTYCGVIYVEDGTKRLAYEKLLT; translated from the coding sequence ATGGAATTCAGAAAAGCAGTCCCCGCTGACCTTAAACAAATCATGGAGATTATCAAGGATGCACAGGGCTATTTGAAGGAACTTGGCATTGACCAATGGCAAAATCAATATCCATCCGAGGAAACCATTCTCACCGATATGCACAACGGTCACGGCTATGTCCTCTTAGATGAAGGGAACATCATTGCAACGGTTGCAATCTCGTTTGATGGAGAGCCAACATACGAGCCTATTTATGACGGAGCCTGGCTCACTAATGAGGACTATGCTGTCATCCACCGCCTCGCTGTTGGAAAAGACAACAAAGGAAAAGGCATTTCAAATGATATCATGAAGCTTACAGAAGAACTGTGCAAAGAACGTGGCATTCCTAGCATCAAGATTGATACCCATGAACAAAATCTCGGCATGCAGCACATTCTCAGGAAAAACGGGTATACCTACTGCGGTGTGATTTATGTGGAGGATGGGACAAAGCGATTGGCTTATGAGAAATTACTAACTTAA
- a CDS encoding ribosomal maturation YjgA family protein: protein MNKRLFYLLGIISSMILGLLSRKAGDTFPAFLADHAGDALWAMMIYFGFRFLLPNKPLGLSLFLSACFCFSIEWSQIYQADWINSIRNTALGALVLGRGFLAIDLIRYTGGILLAGLVDWTIIFKRNEENDGIQKSSPR, encoded by the coding sequence GTGAATAAAAGGCTTTTCTATCTATTGGGGATTATTAGTTCAATGATTTTAGGCTTGCTATCGAGAAAGGCTGGTGACACATTCCCTGCCTTCCTTGCAGACCATGCTGGTGATGCACTATGGGCGATGATGATTTACTTCGGTTTCAGATTCCTGCTTCCGAATAAGCCGCTCGGATTATCACTTTTTTTAAGTGCCTGCTTTTGCTTTTCCATTGAATGGAGCCAAATTTATCAAGCAGACTGGATCAACTCCATCAGAAACACGGCTCTCGGTGCGCTTGTTCTAGGAAGAGGGTTTTTGGCAATCGATCTTATTCGGTATACAGGCGGGATTCTTCTGGCAGGTCTGGTTGACTGGACGATAATTTTCAAAAGAAATGAGGAGAACGATGGAATTCAGAAAAGCAGTCCCCGCTGA
- a CDS encoding MBL fold metallo-hydrolase codes for MGSLLRETDYFNLYAIGDGIYAAMAKPGQGAWSNAGIVNLGDSVLVFDSFGTPTAGKELRRQAEDITGKNVQYLVNSHYHGDHVFGNQAFKDAAIIATSETLRLCAEKHKMDDFNSEVKEMRQYLSDIKGKIASAKDDIIKQSLMNQYEEMAKVLDDLPELEIVLPSLIFEEKLIIRGSQRQVELLCFGGGHTPSDTFMYIPDEKIAFMGDLLTEKLHLPIVDPEQFQVILQRVNQMMIETFVPGHGRVSDLSLVKTLQGYLVFLTEKAKEAHEREEEAEDFFVRLENPKDYADWKGVNGIRANLIKAYQFYGK; via the coding sequence ATGGGAAGCTTATTAAGGGAGACAGATTATTTCAACCTATATGCTATAGGTGATGGAATCTATGCCGCAATGGCCAAACCTGGACAAGGTGCATGGAGCAATGCTGGCATCGTCAATTTAGGTGATTCAGTGCTTGTATTTGATTCATTCGGAACCCCTACTGCTGGGAAAGAGCTGAGGAGACAGGCGGAAGACATAACCGGTAAAAACGTCCAATACCTCGTGAATAGCCATTACCATGGTGACCATGTATTTGGCAATCAGGCATTCAAGGATGCAGCCATCATAGCGACGTCAGAGACGCTCAGATTATGTGCTGAAAAGCATAAAATGGATGACTTCAATAGCGAAGTGAAAGAGATGCGGCAATATCTTTCTGACATAAAGGGGAAAATAGCTTCAGCCAAGGATGATATCATCAAACAGAGTCTGATGAATCAATATGAGGAGATGGCCAAAGTATTGGATGATCTGCCTGAACTGGAAATTGTTCTCCCGTCCTTGATTTTTGAGGAAAAACTTATCATCAGAGGGAGCCAGCGGCAGGTGGAGCTGCTCTGTTTTGGAGGAGGTCATACCCCTAGTGATACATTCATGTATATACCAGATGAAAAAATAGCTTTCATGGGCGATTTGCTGACAGAGAAGCTGCACTTGCCAATCGTTGACCCGGAACAGTTCCAAGTCATTCTTCAAAGAGTCAACCAAATGATGATTGAGACCTTTGTGCCTGGGCACGGGCGGGTGAGTGATCTTTCTTTGGTTAAAACCTTGCAGGGGTATTTAGTCTTCCTGACAGAGAAAGCAAAAGAGGCGCATGAAAGGGAGGAAGAAGCAGAGGATTTCTTCGTTCGATTAGAGAATCCTAAGGACTATGCTGACTGGAAAGGCGTAAACGGAATTAGAGCCAACCTGATTAAGGCCTATCAATTTTACGGAAAGTAA
- a CDS encoding ArsR/SmtB family transcription factor, translating to MDEKNRYEDLDEETLFLVSQTFKALSDPTRIRILNLLCTEEHSVTEIAEKLNLSQSTVSHQLRFLKQLRLVKFRREGTTLYYSKDDDHIMHLLMQAIEHAAHH from the coding sequence ATGGATGAAAAGAATCGATACGAGGATTTAGATGAAGAGACGCTATTCCTTGTTTCACAAACCTTTAAGGCATTGAGTGACCCGACGAGAATTCGGATATTGAATTTACTGTGCACAGAAGAGCATTCCGTAACCGAAATCGCGGAGAAACTAAATCTAAGCCAATCAACGGTATCCCACCAATTGCGTTTCTTGAAACAGCTCCGGTTAGTCAAATTCAGAAGAGAGGGCACGACGCTATATTATTCAAAGGATGATGATCACATCATGCATCTTTTAATGCAGGCAATTGAACACGCTGCCCATCATTAA
- a CDS encoding cation diffusion facilitator family transporter has product MAHDHGHSHAHSANKKVLLVSFIIITAFMLVEAVGGYLTNSLALLSDAGHMLSDSVSLGIALLAFILGEKTPSQSKTYGYKRFEILAAVLNGVTLILIAFYIFYEAIERFANPPEVATSGMLAISIIGLLVNIFVAWWMVRGGDTEDNLNMRGAFLHVLSDMLGSVGAIAAALLMMFFGWGWADPLASVIVAVLVLRSGYYVTKSSLHVLMEGTPENVDVESVIQTIKEKKEIQGIHDLHIWSITSGYNALSCHAVVDSNLTIVESEKLLQDIEHNLGHIGIQHVTIQLETSSHLHDDSLLCKAKGEAGHHHHHHH; this is encoded by the coding sequence ATGGCACATGATCATGGCCATTCTCATGCACATTCAGCGAATAAAAAGGTGCTGCTCGTATCCTTTATCATTATAACGGCGTTCATGCTTGTCGAAGCAGTTGGCGGATATTTGACCAATAGCTTAGCCTTGCTATCAGATGCCGGCCATATGCTCAGTGATTCAGTTTCCCTTGGAATTGCTCTTCTGGCATTTATATTAGGAGAAAAAACACCGAGCCAAAGCAAGACATATGGGTATAAACGGTTTGAGATACTGGCAGCTGTCTTAAATGGTGTGACATTAATCTTGATTGCGTTCTATATTTTTTACGAGGCGATTGAGCGATTTGCCAATCCGCCTGAGGTTGCTACTTCCGGGATGCTTGCGATCAGTATCATTGGGCTCTTGGTCAATATTTTCGTGGCATGGTGGATGGTACGAGGAGGAGACACGGAAGATAATTTGAATATGCGCGGAGCCTTCTTGCACGTGTTAAGCGATATGCTCGGTTCTGTCGGTGCAATTGCGGCAGCGCTTCTCATGATGTTCTTCGGATGGGGATGGGCTGACCCGCTTGCAAGTGTCATCGTCGCAGTGCTTGTACTGCGAAGCGGTTATTATGTCACGAAATCCAGCCTTCATGTCTTGATGGAGGGCACCCCGGAGAATGTGGATGTCGAGAGCGTGATCCAAACGATTAAAGAGAAAAAGGAAATCCAAGGAATCCATGACCTTCACATTTGGTCCATAACGAGCGGTTATAATGCGTTGTCCTGTCACGCGGTTGTTGACAGCAATTTAACCATTGTCGAAAGCGAAAAATTGCTCCAGGATATTGAACATAATCTCGGTCATATCGGTATTCAGCATGTTACCATTCAGCTTGAAACATCCTCCCATCTCCATGACGATTCCCTGCTTTGCAAGGCGAAGGGTGAGGCTGGACACCATCATCACCATCATCATTAA
- a CDS encoding HIT family protein, with protein MPNCFICEKHAGNIATAVAVIYEDEFIYVGHIDRDGKPNYLGHIMIDLKRHVPTLAEMSVHEAEAFGVMMARISKALKESEGAEHIYSLVSGNSVPHLHMHLVARYPNTPLNYWGAMDVYDWEEAPMGTNDEVVALCHRLKTYLENHHYEQ; from the coding sequence ATGCCAAACTGTTTTATATGTGAGAAGCATGCGGGGAACATTGCTACGGCCGTAGCAGTTATATACGAAGATGAGTTCATTTATGTCGGCCATATTGACCGGGACGGCAAACCGAATTACTTAGGCCATATCATGATTGATTTGAAGAGGCATGTACCCACGTTAGCAGAGATGTCTGTTCATGAAGCCGAGGCATTCGGTGTCATGATGGCGAGGATAAGCAAGGCTTTGAAGGAGTCAGAGGGAGCTGAGCATATTTACTCACTTGTCTCAGGGAACTCGGTGCCGCATCTACATATGCACTTGGTCGCGCGATATCCGAATACACCTCTAAACTATTGGGGCGCAATGGATGTATATGATTGGGAAGAAGCGCCGATGGGAACCAATGATGAGGTGGTCGCACTATGCCATCGCCTAAAGACATACCTCGAGAATCATCACTATGAGCAGTAA
- a CDS encoding protein phosphatase 2C domain-containing protein, producing the protein MSSNEFNWVGSEEHFVDRIHVHTADHVVIGRFGGNSSAGQHKNEDGCLVWVNRKEDWEFTLLLDAHNTADSAEIIIDLFNQEKGQISQLLSMQAIQQSFKRVEEKILSMFQSTEFLSRCQRVQGETACLIVVRRDKYVWWFSVGDCILCLFHPDLAALGQYQLNQRQFYEWIGQVNTFATEVPCYSIGVRELRKGENRLFLTTDGLIECPNEPFVHPSSVYESVFDKAGTASIQAILEKISDNGVRDSTTIITWTISVVKDVTMPSDAR; encoded by the coding sequence ATGAGCAGTAATGAATTCAACTGGGTGGGAAGCGAAGAACATTTTGTCGATCGGATTCATGTACATACAGCCGATCATGTGGTCATCGGACGCTTTGGCGGCAATTCTAGCGCAGGACAGCATAAAAATGAAGACGGCTGCCTCGTTTGGGTGAACAGAAAGGAAGATTGGGAATTTACGCTGTTATTAGATGCACATAATACGGCGGATAGTGCTGAAATCATCATTGATTTATTCAATCAAGAAAAAGGGCAAATCAGCCAGCTATTATCCATGCAGGCTATTCAACAAAGCTTTAAAAGGGTGGAAGAGAAAATACTCAGCATGTTTCAATCAACTGAATTCTTATCCAGATGTCAACGAGTCCAAGGCGAGACAGCCTGCTTGATCGTGGTGAGAAGAGATAAGTATGTTTGGTGGTTCTCCGTCGGTGACTGCATCCTCTGCCTCTTCCATCCAGACCTGGCTGCGCTCGGACAGTACCAGCTGAACCAACGTCAATTCTATGAATGGATAGGCCAGGTGAATACATTCGCAACTGAGGTCCCTTGCTATAGTATCGGTGTCAGGGAACTGAGGAAGGGTGAAAACCGCCTGTTCTTAACGACAGATGGACTGATTGAATGCCCGAATGAACCGTTTGTCCATCCTTCAAGCGTTTATGAGTCTGTATTCGACAAGGCAGGAACTGCCAGCATTCAGGCCATTTTAGAGAAAATCAGTGACAATGGAGTAAGAGATAGCACGACAATTATTACTTGGACTATTTCAGTAGTAAAGGATGTGACGATGCCAAGCGATGCCCGCTAA